The Kogia breviceps isolate mKogBre1 chromosome 4, mKogBre1 haplotype 1, whole genome shotgun sequence genome window below encodes:
- the SAXO5 gene encoding LOW QUALITY PROTEIN: stabilizer of axonemal microtubules 5 (The sequence of the model RefSeq protein was modified relative to this genomic sequence to represent the inferred CDS: deleted 1 base in 1 codon; substituted 1 base at 1 genomic stop codon) has translation MSWLEFLKASHSALGRDPRLHVDAKQSTSHRDFPAYRNVTRGPLFQQDARWAGQELLSETHCAYAPASPLLSRERERELARERTLALQASNLHAHADSRARTGLSTARAHFGGPALPERASEQIRGARLIFDRNSVPSRDRAKLPIPPTAHQEFFRLHDICPKLREPSCHSGPPALTCKRASSSTELGDFKVGYGPMCAERKQAYRPQVLPPDTYDKAQASAHIHCVTIXPGDGLFHDRTTKGKHFYYAREPGESLLPAPPLAPKAASQSCSGPTVPLAEPFVLHHDQTPESHILEGNACPGPGSLTTSTQFFHGQVSRKGKKAAGLIREKGFPSRVNNSKCKGPEVGGSLTCVRGSPGSVCVIHRELPRCHVVLQPLPATKPPSRHNPRRAVAARVFFQTSMGTDYLLSGMQKPPKALNLHLLQSNLPQGTGGEFFLTMNQKVLKPHRIAPASVTEEMLQRCRHSHLEPLLGRQRFFSTLNKDEFAFKYQGPAVLRWDDLQESHVPLGSPRQWGCGAGKVDPRAPQTPTYPCP, from the exons ATGTCCTGGCTGGAATTCCTCAAGGCCTCGCACTCTGCGCTGGGTCGCGACCCGCGGCTGCACGTGGACGCCAAGCAGTCCACGTCGCACCGGGACTTTCCCGCCTACCGGAACGTTACCCGTGGGCCGCTCTTCCAACAGGACGCGCGCTGGGCCGGCCAGGAGCTCCTGTCGGAGACGCACTGCGCGTATGCGCCCGCGTCACCGCTGCTGTCAAGGGAGCGAGAGCGGGAACTGGCACGGGAGCGCACGCTGGCCCTGCAGGCCAGCAACCTGCACGCGCACGCGGACTCCCGCGCCCGCACCGGCCTCTCCACCGCGCGCGCCCACTTCGGCGGGCCGGCGCTTCCGGAGCGCGCCAGCGAGCAGATCCGCGGCGCGCGCCTCATCTTCGACCGCAACTCGGTGCCGTCCCGCGACCGAGCCAAGCTGCCCATCCCGCCCACCGCGCACCAGGAGTTCTTCCGGCTCCACGACATTTGCCCGAAGCTCCGCGAGCCCTCCTGCCACTCCG GCCCACCTGCCTTGACGTGTAAGAGG GCCTCCTCCAGCACAGAACTGGGAGACTTCAAGGTTGGCTATGGGCCCATGTGTGCAGAGCGGAAACAAGCCTACAGGCCCCAGGTTCTGCCCCCAGACAC GTATGACAAGGCCCAGGCCTCAGCCCACATCCACTGTGTGACTATTTGACCTGGAGATGGCCTCTTCCAC GACAGGACCACCAAGGGTAAACACTTCTACTATGCCCGGGAGCCCGGTGAGAGCCTGCTGCCTGCCCCGCCCCTCGCTCCCAAAGCAGCCTCTCAGAGCTGCTCAGGACCTACTGTGCCACTGGCAGAGCCTTTTGTTCTTCACCACGACCAGACTCCGGAGTCGCACATCCTGGAAGGAAAtgcgtgccctggtccgggcagcCTCACCACCTCCACGCAGTTCTTCCACGGCCAGGTCAGCAGGAAGGGGAAGAAGGCAGCAGGGCTCATCAGGGAAAAGGGCTTCCCAAGCAGAGTGAataatagcaagtgcaaaggccctgaggtgggagggagCTTGACATGTGTGCGGGGATCTCCTGGATCTGTTTGCGTGAT ACACCGGGAGCTTCCCAGATGCCATGTGGTCCTACAACCGCTGCCCGCGACCAAGCCGCCCAGCCGCCACAACCCTAGGAGAGCCGTCGCTGCTCGTGTGTTCTTCCAGACCTCCATGGGCACAGACTATTTACTCTCTGGGATGCAGAAGCCGCCGAAAGCGCTCAACCTCCACTTACTGCAGAGCAACCTGCCCCAGGGCACAGGCGGTGA attttttttaaccatgaacCAGAAGGTGCTGAAGCCACACAGAATAGCTCCAGCCTCCGTGACTGAGGAGATGCTACAGAGg TGTAGA CATAGCCACTTGGAGCCCCTGCTGGGTAGACAGCGCTTCTTCTCAACCCTAAACAAGGATGAGTTTGCTTTCAAGTACCAGGGCCCAGCAGTGCTGAGATGGGACGACCTGCAGGAGAGTCATGTGCCCCTGGGCTCCCCTCGCCAGTGGGGCTGTGGGGCTGGGAAGGTGGACCCTCGGGCCCCCCAGACCCCTACCTACCCATGCCCGTAG
- the ZNF358 gene encoding zinc finger protein 358: protein MERGAEPWSWVLETSSAGSHDFYPDPAPEAASTSTPGMRRSVLVRNPGHKGPRPNYEELDSDSEDLGPKREELDPISENPEPEPEDLNTVSEDVDPSYEDLEPVSEDLDPDVEAPSSISGIRDSDPQDLDPMSSSFDDPDVIGPVPLVLDPNSDTLSPAATPDLDPISSDLTATPEVLAAGPAVLPAPASPPRPFSCPDCGRAFRRSSGLSQHRRTHSGEKPYRCPDCGKSFSHGATLAQHRGIHTGARPYQCAACGKAFGWRSTLLKHRSSHSGEKPHHCPVCGKAFGHGSLLAQHLRTHGGPRPHKCPVCAKGFGQGSALLKHLRTHTGERPYPCPQCGKAFGQSSALLQHQRTHTAERPYRCPHCGKAFGQSSNLQHHLRIHTGERPYACPHCSKAFGQSSALLQHLHVHSGERPYRCQLCGKAFGQASSLTKHKRVHEGAAAAAAAAAAGLGLSPASMLRPGQVSLLGPDAVSVLGSGLGLSPGPSSGLDPDPGSALGSPPNPSPKPIPGSGSTPTPDFIKSSDPEPGHNANSDLVASPDHRSGPSPDPDPVPSPDPSSESHPDPGSPTHDTVSPVLPTGESPEWVQEQGALLGPDG, encoded by the exons ATGGAGAGAGGGGCAGAGCCATGGAGCTGGGTACTGGAGACCTCTAGTGCTGGGTCCCACGACTTCTATCCAG ATCCTGCCCCGGAAGCAGCCAGCACTTCCACACCCGGGATGCGGCGTTCAGTCCTCGTCAGGAACCCAGGCCACAAAGGCCCGAGGCCCAATTATGAAGAGCTTGACTCCGACTCAGAAGACCTAGGCCCCAAGAGGGAAGAGCTGGACCCAATTTCTGAAAACCCAGAGCCTGAGCCGGAAGACCTCAACACTGTCTCTGAAGATGTGGACCCCAGCTATGAAGATCTGGAGCCTGTCTCCGAGGATCTGGATCCCGATGTGGAAGCTCCGAGCTCCATCTCGGGGATCCGTGACTCGGATCCCCAAGATCTCGaccccatgtcttcaagttttGACGACCCAGACGTCATCGGCCCCGTCCCCCTGGTTCTCGACCCTAACAGCGACACCCTCAGTCCCGCTGCCACCCCAGACCTGGACCCCATCTCGTCCGACCTCACTGCCACCCCCGAGGTCCTGGCCGCCGGCCCCGCGGTGCTCCCTGCACCTGCCAGCCCGCCCCGGCCCTTCTCCTGCCCGGATTGCGGGCGAGCCTTCCGCCGCAGCTCGGGTCTGAGCCAGCACCGCCGCACCCACAGCGGCGAGAAGCCTTACCGCTGCCCCGACTGTGGCAAGTCGTTCAGCCACGGCGCCACGCTGGCCCAGCACCGCGGCATCCACACGGGCGCGCGGCCCTACCAGTGCGCGGCGTGCGGCAAGGCCTTTGGCTGGCGCTCCACGCTGCTCAAGCACCGCAGCAGCCACAGCGGCGAGAAGCCGCACCACTGCCCCGTGTGCGGCAAAGCCTTCGGGCACGGTTCGCTGCTGGCGCAGCACCTGCGCACGCACGGTGGCCCGCGGCCGCACAAGTGCCCGGTGTGCGCCAAGGGCTTCGGGCAGGGCTCGGCGCTGCTGAAGCACCTGCGCACGCACACGGGGGAGCGGCCGTACCCGTGCCCGCAGTGCGGCAAGGCCTTCGGCCAGAGCTCCGCGCTGCTGCAGCACCAGCGCACACACACGGCCGAGCGCCCCTACCGCTGCCCCCACTGCGGCAAGGCCTTCGGCCAGAGTTCCAACCTGCAGCATCACCTGCGCATCCACACCGGCGAGCGGCCCTACGCCTGCCCCCACTGCTCCAAGGCCTTTGGGCAGAGTTCGGCACTGCTGCAACACCTGCACGTGCATTCGGGCGAGCGCCCCTACCGCTGCCAGCTCTGCGGCAAGGCCTTCGGCCAAGCCTCCAGCCTCACCAAGCACAAGCGGGTGCATGAGGGCGCGGCCGCTGCAGCTGCTGCGGCCGCCGCCGGTTTGGGCCTCAGCCCCGCCTCGATGTTGAGGCCGGGGCAGGTCTCCCTTCTGGGTCCTGATGCCGTCTCTGTGCTGGGTTCAGGCCTGGGCCTCAGCCCCGGCCCCAGCTCTGGCCTTGACCCCGACCCTGGCTCTGCGCTGGGCTCCCCCCCCAATCCCAGCCCCAAACCCATCCCTGGCTCTGGATCTACCCCCACCCCTGATTTTATCAAATCTTCTGACCCTGAGCCTGGGCACAATGCCAATTCCGACCTTGTGGCCAGCCCTGATCACAGATCTGGTCCCAGCCCCGACCCGGATCCTGTGCCCAGCCCTGACCCCAGCTCTGAGTCCCACCCTGACCCCGGCTCTCCCACCCATGACACTGTCAGCCCAGTCCTCCCTACCGGCGAGAGTCCCGAGTGGGTGCAGGAGCAAGGGGCACTGCTGGGGCCTGATGGCTGA